A single Vibrio sp. YMD68 DNA region contains:
- a CDS encoding formate/nitrite transporter family protein: protein MNDLKPAEFVQTMIDVGEAKVKTSTRDLILRGVMAGIILSLAVVVAITTITQTGIGIVGALVFPVGFCILSLMGYDLVTGVFGLAPLAKFDNRPGITWGRVLRCWGLVGFGNLMGSLLVAFLIALSFTMNFSVEPGAVGQTFIKAATARTVGFEDLGVNGWITCFVRGILCNLMVCLGVIGNMTARTVAGKIAAMWLPIFIFFALVFEHAVVNMFLFPLGMMLGADFGIVTWLNYNLIPTILGNLVGGLLFTCIPLYLTHAKTAPALGSTSSNTPTTQANLTTAKTV from the coding sequence ATGAATGATCTAAAACCAGCTGAATTCGTTCAAACCATGATCGATGTTGGCGAGGCCAAGGTGAAAACGAGCACTCGTGATCTGATTTTACGCGGTGTCATGGCCGGCATTATACTTTCGCTGGCAGTGGTGGTGGCAATCACAACCATCACTCAGACAGGTATCGGCATTGTTGGGGCGCTCGTATTCCCAGTAGGATTTTGTATTCTTAGCTTAATGGGCTACGACCTTGTAACCGGGGTTTTTGGTCTTGCACCACTAGCAAAGTTTGATAATCGTCCAGGCATTACATGGGGACGAGTGTTACGTTGTTGGGGGCTTGTTGGCTTTGGTAACTTGATGGGCTCTTTGCTTGTTGCCTTTCTCATTGCTTTATCATTCACGATGAACTTCAGCGTTGAACCTGGCGCAGTCGGGCAAACATTTATTAAAGCGGCAACCGCTCGAACCGTGGGCTTTGAAGACCTTGGCGTGAACGGTTGGATCACCTGTTTTGTCCGCGGTATTCTTTGTAACCTAATGGTGTGTCTGGGTGTCATTGGCAACATGACAGCGCGTACTGTTGCTGGGAAAATTGCTGCAATGTGGCTGCCAATCTTTATCTTCTTCGCTCTTGTTTTTGAACACGCGGTTGTCAATATGTTCTTGTTCCCATTGGGTATGATGCTAGGAGCAGATTTTGGTATTGTAACTTGGCTTAATTACAACCTAATCCCAACTATTCTTGGTAACCTTGTGGGTGGATTGCTGTTTACCTGTATTCCTTTGTATCTAACGCATGCTAAGACGGCACCTGCGCTAGGTAGTACATCATCAAACACACCAACAACACAAGCAAACTTAACAACAGCTAAGACGGTATAA
- the cobA gene encoding uroporphyrinogen-III C-methyltransferase, giving the protein MITQSHDVGFVSLVGAGPGDPDLLTVKGHRAIAQAQVVVYDRLVSPEILAIAKDDAEMIYVGKKVDFHYVPQDQINQILVDKAREGKHVVRLKGGDSFIFGRGGEELEKLADNDVRFEVIPGITAAAGATAYAGIPLTHRDHAQSVQFITGHIQKDGTEIHWPSLAQTNNTLVFYMGLKQCPHIAKNLMEHGLQTDTPCAIIENGTRKEQKVLTGTLDELAELSKNAKSPALIVVGSVTQLHEKLHWFQQ; this is encoded by the coding sequence ATGATTACCCAGTCACATGATGTCGGTTTTGTTTCATTAGTAGGCGCAGGGCCTGGTGATCCAGACCTGTTAACAGTAAAAGGGCACCGCGCCATCGCTCAGGCTCAAGTTGTTGTGTATGACCGCTTGGTGTCGCCTGAAATACTCGCTATCGCCAAAGACGATGCGGAAATGATCTATGTGGGTAAAAAAGTTGATTTTCATTATGTCCCTCAAGATCAAATTAATCAGATATTGGTTGATAAGGCGCGAGAAGGTAAGCACGTTGTTCGACTAAAGGGCGGTGATTCATTTATTTTTGGTCGAGGTGGCGAGGAACTTGAAAAGCTGGCTGACAATGATGTGCGATTCGAGGTCATTCCGGGTATTACTGCAGCAGCTGGCGCAACCGCCTATGCAGGTATTCCTTTAACCCACAGAGATCACGCTCAAAGCGTGCAATTTATTACGGGTCATATTCAAAAAGACGGTACAGAGATTCATTGGCCGTCACTTGCTCAAACCAATAATACCTTGGTGTTTTATATGGGCTTAAAACAGTGCCCTCATATTGCAAAGAATCTAATGGAACATGGATTACAGACAGATACACCTTGCGCGATCATTGAGAATGGTACACGTAAAGAGCAGAAAGTACTGACTGGAACACTGGACGAGCTCGCTGAATTATCAAAGAACGCAAAGAGTCCGGCATTAATTGTCGTCGGTAGCGTGACTCAATTGCATGAAAAACTGCATTGGTTTCAACAATAG
- a CDS encoding DUF2867 domain-containing protein: MNYPSNTILSESLETAYFWDSHSTKVKYEGQTALEVYLTVAKNTPTWVAKLMSLRNQIVSKLGLKHLGSMDEFDHSTPSEHYKVGDMIGIFKLVSSSEHEVVLEDCDKHLDVRISFLIDPNGNGGNGDEAVVHATTVVHINNVFGKIYMFFVAPVHKLIVPSSLKQLAR; the protein is encoded by the coding sequence ATGAATTACCCCAGCAACACGATACTTAGTGAATCCTTGGAAACTGCCTATTTTTGGGATAGTCATTCAACCAAAGTTAAATATGAAGGGCAAACAGCGTTAGAAGTGTATCTAACCGTTGCCAAAAACACCCCAACCTGGGTGGCTAAACTGATGTCTTTACGCAATCAAATCGTGTCTAAATTGGGGTTAAAGCATCTCGGAAGTATGGATGAATTTGACCATAGCACTCCCAGTGAGCACTATAAAGTTGGCGATATGATTGGTATTTTCAAATTGGTTTCTAGCAGCGAACATGAAGTCGTATTAGAAGACTGTGACAAGCACCTAGATGTCCGTATTTCCTTCTTAATAGATCCCAATGGTAATGGGGGAAATGGTGATGAAGCCGTTGTCCATGCAACGACTGTCGTGCACATCAATAACGTTTTTGGCAAGATCTACATGTTCTTTGTTGCCCCTGTCCATAAACTCATTGTTCCTAGTTCATTAAAGCAACTAGCACGATAA
- a CDS encoding DUF1801 domain-containing protein, with product MDKNVKDKWDSYPANIAPVIRHLRELILLVAKEEDLGTVEETLKWNELSYSVKSGSPIRLDWKLKTPHHCYMYFHCQTKLVDTFRELYDGVLQFQGNRAMVIAIEELYIEDSLPEAQIKHCLKLALTYQKVKHLPLLGA from the coding sequence ATGGATAAAAACGTCAAAGATAAGTGGGACAGTTACCCAGCCAATATAGCCCCTGTCATTCGCCACCTCAGAGAGCTCATCCTACTAGTCGCTAAAGAAGAAGACTTAGGTACGGTTGAAGAAACATTAAAATGGAATGAACTCAGCTATAGCGTCAAATCAGGTAGCCCGATTCGCCTAGACTGGAAGTTGAAAACGCCTCACCATTGTTATATGTATTTCCATTGCCAAACAAAACTGGTTGATACGTTTCGCGAGCTATATGACGGTGTGTTGCAATTTCAAGGCAACAGAGCCATGGTAATCGCGATCGAAGAATTATATATTGAGGACTCTTTACCTGAGGCTCAAATCAAACACTGTCTAAAATTGGCGCTGACTTATCAAAAAGTCAAACATCTCCCCTTGCTTGGGGCTTGA
- the raiA gene encoding ribosome-associated translation inhibitor RaiA: MKVNVQTHHVSINEDSRKEIESKFDKITAHFPHLISCDIIITKEHGTHEVEIFTNYEGVRISAKSTNDVMYPAISATLKKLETGLRNRKGQLKADLHEKPTSTKPEIASDIIQEMKLV, translated from the coding sequence ATGAAAGTAAATGTTCAAACACATCATGTATCCATTAATGAAGACTCACGTAAAGAAATTGAAAGTAAATTCGATAAGATAACAGCTCACTTTCCTCACCTGATAAGCTGTGACATCATCATCACTAAAGAGCACGGTACGCACGAAGTCGAGATTTTCACCAATTATGAGGGTGTAAGAATTTCAGCCAAATCCACAAACGACGTCATGTACCCTGCTATCTCTGCGACCTTAAAAAAACTCGAGACTGGGCTGCGTAACCGTAAAGGGCAATTGAAAGCGGATCTGCACGAAAAACCAACCAGTACCAAACCTGAAATCGCGTCAGATATAATCCAAGAAATGAAGCTTGTTTAA
- a CDS encoding DUF3450 domain-containing protein, with protein sequence MKFLKVCACTVTLLLSSSAFATGLSDAKAIQSETHQHLSDSQTLIDKSYASSQALKADIAILQKEFENLRVYRNHLSSMVDNQQKEAASLESQIEQIQDTRQGIIPLMYQMLDGLNQIVEEDIPLRQNARLERVASLTSMMSESNVSDAEKYRRILEAYQIELDYGTKLGVYNDQISISDTQRIEAELLYLGRISLMARNRSGSEYWSWNRATNSWQALDTSNNAQFDDAYRVANNQSPPSLLLLPFTFDTTGFKHVALNPLSANYSSTTYSSATYAPADKPQADEVAQ encoded by the coding sequence ATGAAATTTCTTAAAGTGTGTGCATGTACAGTGACATTACTGTTGTCATCCTCAGCCTTTGCGACAGGTTTGTCTGATGCAAAAGCCATTCAAAGCGAGACCCATCAACACTTGAGCGATAGCCAAACGCTCATTGATAAAAGTTACGCATCTTCACAGGCTTTAAAAGCCGACATCGCAATCCTACAAAAAGAGTTCGAGAACCTCAGAGTGTATCGAAATCATCTATCTAGCATGGTCGACAATCAGCAGAAAGAAGCGGCCAGCCTTGAATCTCAAATTGAACAAATACAAGATACTCGACAAGGTATCATCCCGCTCATGTATCAAATGTTAGACGGCCTCAATCAGATCGTTGAAGAGGACATCCCGCTTCGCCAAAATGCGAGACTTGAGCGAGTGGCATCGCTGACGTCAATGATGAGCGAGTCCAATGTCAGCGACGCTGAAAAATATCGCCGGATTCTAGAGGCCTATCAAATTGAACTAGACTACGGCACAAAGCTTGGTGTTTATAACGATCAAATATCGATTTCCGATACGCAGCGTATAGAAGCTGAACTGCTTTATTTAGGTCGAATATCGCTCATGGCCAGAAATCGTTCCGGATCTGAATATTGGTCATGGAATCGAGCAACGAATAGCTGGCAGGCACTTGATACGTCCAACAACGCCCAATTTGATGACGCGTATCGAGTAGCGAACAATCAATCTCCGCCGAGTCTTTTATTATTGCCATTCACTTTTGATACTACTGGTTTTAAACATGTGGCGTTGAACCCGTTATCGGCTAACTATTCATCGACAACATATTCATCTGCAACATATGCACCGGCCGACAAACCACAAGCAGATGAGGTGGCCCAATGA
- a CDS encoding MotA/TolQ/ExbB proton channel family protein, translating to MKTLVLTISLALGLSFAFMSASAKATPQLVEQAKADNLKQKREEEARQRQFIQTEAKLVASKKDLEAKIADIQKLTDELAQTFSRNEERLSRLEEQLRLEAGSLGELFGVVRQVTKQVEPEVNHSVTAIDANQHSPAIDAIIDAQALPSMAELRGLWLSMDEQIRASAQLTRVTVPVLTMEGQVNTEDVFRMGSFALVGEQGYLNWNSARQHASYYSNQPESIPSVSALESLMQESVGTKSIESDVSIWSIDPSRGVILAQKELEPSLRDRLEAGGVVGKIILGLLLIGLVIALYRGVILASTQYKIRKQLRNPNQISNNPLGRVLSVYQKDGNRTVEALELRLLEAVVDEQTHLEKGLSTLKLFAALAPMLGLLGTVTGMIETFQVITHFGNSDPKVMAGGISMALVTTVLGLVAAMPLLLAHNILSTQAENIRNILEKQGIGLVAEQAEQDGGCVNLVAKSAA from the coding sequence ATGAAAACGCTCGTTTTAACGATTTCACTCGCTCTAGGGCTGTCATTTGCCTTTATGTCAGCATCAGCAAAGGCTACACCACAATTGGTCGAGCAAGCGAAGGCTGATAACTTGAAGCAAAAGCGCGAAGAAGAAGCTCGTCAGCGTCAATTTATTCAAACAGAAGCGAAGTTGGTGGCGTCAAAAAAAGATCTGGAAGCCAAGATAGCGGACATACAAAAGCTAACCGATGAGCTTGCGCAGACGTTTAGCCGCAATGAAGAGAGACTTTCTCGATTAGAAGAACAACTTCGTTTAGAAGCAGGAAGCTTAGGTGAATTATTTGGTGTCGTTCGCCAGGTAACAAAGCAAGTGGAACCGGAGGTTAATCACTCGGTGACGGCTATTGATGCTAACCAGCATTCGCCAGCGATCGATGCGATTATTGATGCACAAGCGTTACCATCAATGGCAGAGCTAAGAGGCTTGTGGCTAAGCATGGATGAACAAATTCGTGCGAGCGCTCAACTTACCCGGGTCACAGTGCCTGTATTGACAATGGAAGGACAGGTGAATACAGAAGATGTGTTTAGAATGGGATCCTTTGCGCTTGTCGGTGAACAAGGGTATTTGAACTGGAACAGCGCCCGCCAGCATGCTTCCTATTATTCCAACCAACCCGAATCAATACCAAGCGTTTCGGCTCTTGAGAGCCTTATGCAGGAAAGTGTGGGGACTAAGAGTATTGAGAGTGATGTTAGCATCTGGTCGATAGATCCATCACGGGGTGTTATTTTGGCACAGAAAGAGTTAGAGCCATCACTGCGAGATCGTCTTGAAGCGGGTGGTGTGGTTGGCAAAATCATTCTAGGGCTTCTATTGATTGGTCTTGTGATAGCTCTTTATCGCGGAGTTATTCTAGCGAGCACACAGTACAAAATACGTAAGCAGCTGCGAAACCCAAATCAAATCAGTAACAACCCTTTAGGGCGGGTTCTTTCTGTGTATCAAAAAGACGGTAATCGGACAGTTGAAGCCCTAGAATTGCGTTTACTGGAGGCCGTTGTCGATGAGCAGACTCACCTCGAAAAGGGTCTTTCCACCTTAAAGTTATTTGCTGCGTTGGCCCCGATGTTAGGTTTATTAGGCACGGTCACAGGGATGATTGAAACGTTCCAGGTCATTACACACTTTGGGAACAGTGATCCGAAAGTCATGGCGGGTGGGATCTCTATGGCACTTGTAACCACAGTTCTAGGACTTGTTGCGGCCATGCCCTTGTTACTTGCCCACAATATCTTGAGTACTCAAGCGGAAAATATCCGTAACATTCTGGAGAAACAAGGCATTGGACTTGTGGCTGAGCAGGCCGAACAAGATGGCGGTTGCGTGAACCTTGTGGCTAAGAGCGCAGCATGA
- a CDS encoding MotA/TolQ/ExbB proton channel family protein, with protein MMTGLLATLDLDSIWDFMNRGGQVLWWLAVVVVLTWLFVVERFYFLLWVFPKEKQKWIQAWQQRNDHASWYALAMRDGWISQARISLFKYINFIKVLVAICPMLGLLGTVTGMISVFDVMANQGSSDPKLMASGISLATLPTMAGMVAALAGVFIHSRLTKRSHYALLKLEKSLRSYR; from the coding sequence ATGATGACCGGTCTGCTCGCGACGTTGGATCTTGATTCTATCTGGGACTTTATGAACCGAGGCGGGCAGGTCCTTTGGTGGCTTGCTGTGGTCGTAGTTCTGACCTGGTTATTTGTCGTTGAACGGTTCTATTTTTTGTTGTGGGTTTTTCCTAAAGAAAAACAGAAATGGATACAAGCTTGGCAACAGCGAAATGATCACGCTTCCTGGTATGCATTGGCGATGCGTGATGGTTGGATCTCTCAAGCGAGAATATCGCTGTTTAAGTACATCAATTTTATTAAAGTACTGGTTGCGATATGCCCAATGCTCGGTTTGTTAGGTACGGTCACGGGAATGATTTCGGTGTTTGATGTTATGGCGAATCAAGGGAGTAGCGACCCCAAACTGATGGCGTCCGGTATTTCTCTTGCGACCTTACCGACGATGGCAGGAATGGTCGCCGCTCTAGCTGGAGTATTCATACATTCCCGTTTAACAAAAAGAAGTCACTATGCGTTACTTAAATTGGAAAAGTCATTAAGGAGCTATCGATGA
- a CDS encoding biopolymer transporter ExbD: MRLGRRHAKQEDAHIDMTSMLDIVFIMLIFFIVTSSFVRESGVEVNRPQASSAVSQNNAGVFIAITSANDIFIDKRLVDIERVQATLEHLLIDKPDASLVIQADERAYNGTVVKVMDAAKGAGIQSIALAAEKH; the protein is encoded by the coding sequence ATGAGATTAGGCAGACGCCATGCAAAACAAGAAGATGCTCATATTGACATGACATCGATGCTGGATATTGTTTTCATCATGTTAATTTTCTTTATCGTAACCAGTTCGTTTGTTCGAGAATCTGGTGTTGAAGTGAATCGCCCTCAAGCCTCCAGTGCGGTGAGCCAGAATAACGCGGGTGTGTTCATTGCGATTACATCAGCCAATGATATTTTCATCGACAAACGTCTTGTCGATATAGAACGTGTACAAGCGACTTTAGAGCATCTTCTGATCGATAAGCCCGACGCGTCATTGGTTATCCAAGCTGACGAGAGAGCATACAATGGCACCGTTGTGAAAGTGATGGATGCGGCTAAAGGGGCTGGAATTCAAAGCATCGCATTGGCAGCGGAGAAGCATTAA
- a CDS encoding energy transducer TonB, which translates to MLRLMMATPIALVATVGLFSFMAWMVAPKHTPDTKQVSPLRFDMIMVESESTTERRKRTVPKPPEPIEPPPSTASSKAIPQAAAVSSFEATSLSIEMPSLDLASSVKGIEISLPSPTAGESTMDQKAMPLHRVEPNYPSRALRRGVEGHVIMNFSIDELGKPFDIVVVEAKPPRQFEREAVQALKRWKYQPKVVNQASVIQHGQSVKLEFRLSQ; encoded by the coding sequence ATGTTACGTCTTATGATGGCGACCCCGATCGCGTTGGTCGCGACTGTTGGGCTATTCAGTTTTATGGCGTGGATGGTTGCCCCAAAACACACACCAGATACTAAGCAAGTCTCCCCATTACGTTTTGATATGATCATGGTGGAGAGTGAGTCAACCACAGAGCGAAGAAAGAGAACCGTACCGAAACCACCAGAACCTATAGAGCCGCCCCCTTCAACGGCTTCATCCAAAGCCATTCCGCAGGCGGCCGCGGTATCTTCATTCGAAGCAACCAGTCTCTCGATTGAGATGCCTTCTCTCGATTTGGCATCATCGGTTAAAGGCATTGAAATATCACTTCCTTCTCCCACGGCGGGAGAGTCAACTATGGATCAAAAGGCGATGCCGTTGCATCGGGTTGAACCCAACTATCCATCAAGAGCATTGCGAAGAGGCGTGGAAGGGCACGTCATCATGAACTTTTCGATAGATGAATTAGGGAAACCCTTTGATATTGTCGTGGTCGAGGCTAAGCCTCCAAGGCAATTTGAACGAGAAGCGGTTCAGGCGCTCAAACGGTGGAAGTATCAACCGAAAGTAGTGAACCAGGCGAGTGTTATTCAGCATGGACAATCCGTCAAATTGGAATTTAGGCTTTCTCAGTGA
- a CDS encoding sensor histidine kinase: protein MQWSRISFRKRMLIIMTLSGLLELLILVAAGFVYIKHSQEEEMGLKALGVASFLAQSPYVIEVISEQDIDNQSRFRDLTTMIGAAFIVIGDRNGIRLVHPVDERIGLPMKGGDNDRALQSGESYISFAQGSLGYSVRGKSAVLDDQGNVIGVVSVGYLIDRLEDRIEPFLAFLLLMALLVVIANAIISSYISRRFQRAILGFEPEEIGRLYVELDVTMSTLKEGILGIDAKGNLRSINKSACDILGINKERSLNKPLALVLPDSDLAIVLETGESDHDIDIFLNNQRLIANRSPIIVDGVVVGAVSSFRLRDEINELSEQLSQTKAYAEMLRSQTHEHRNKLNTISGMVQMGELDSVQKLIGQETAHYQSLIEFLRETIRDPLIAGMLLGKTERARELGLELVVEEGSRLEALPHRVNASDVVTILGNLIDNAFDATMSALGEFELQDQNDRRSIEVSVSDYGSEIILEVTDQGIGFPNHVTRNELLKKGVSTKASQNRGVGLHLVNQLTLKYFGQLEMMENTDFGTRMTVYLPKDEKR from the coding sequence ATGCAGTGGAGCAGAATTAGTTTTCGAAAAAGAATGCTAATTATCATGACATTATCGGGGTTGCTGGAGCTCCTTATTCTTGTTGCAGCGGGGTTTGTCTATATAAAGCATTCCCAAGAAGAGGAGATGGGGCTAAAAGCATTGGGTGTTGCCTCGTTTTTGGCTCAGTCTCCTTATGTCATTGAGGTTATCTCTGAACAAGACATTGATAACCAATCTCGATTTCGTGACCTGACCACCATGATAGGTGCGGCGTTCATTGTCATTGGCGATAGAAATGGCATTCGGTTGGTTCACCCGGTAGACGAGCGTATTGGCTTACCTATGAAAGGGGGAGACAACGATCGAGCTTTACAAAGTGGCGAGTCCTATATTTCATTTGCACAAGGCTCGCTGGGCTATTCTGTACGAGGTAAATCTGCCGTTCTCGATGATCAGGGGAATGTCATTGGGGTCGTTTCGGTCGGCTATCTTATTGATAGGTTGGAAGATCGTATCGAGCCATTTTTAGCTTTCTTGTTACTCATGGCGCTTTTAGTCGTCATTGCTAATGCCATTATTTCAAGTTACATCTCTCGCCGCTTCCAACGAGCGATTCTTGGTTTTGAACCGGAAGAAATTGGACGTTTGTACGTTGAGCTTGATGTGACAATGAGTACCCTTAAAGAAGGCATTTTAGGCATAGATGCGAAAGGAAACCTAAGATCAATCAATAAAAGCGCTTGCGACATCCTCGGTATCAATAAAGAGCGGTCGCTGAATAAACCGTTGGCTTTAGTGTTGCCCGACAGTGACCTTGCGATTGTACTGGAAACGGGAGAAAGCGATCACGATATCGATATTTTTCTCAATAACCAGAGATTAATTGCAAACCGTAGCCCTATTATTGTGGATGGCGTTGTTGTAGGGGCAGTGTCAAGTTTTCGACTACGTGATGAAATCAATGAACTGAGTGAACAACTGTCTCAAACCAAAGCGTACGCTGAAATGCTGCGTTCACAGACTCATGAGCACCGCAATAAACTGAATACGATCAGTGGGATGGTCCAAATGGGTGAACTCGACTCGGTTCAAAAACTGATTGGGCAAGAAACCGCACACTATCAAAGTTTGATCGAGTTTTTACGAGAAACCATTCGAGATCCATTGATCGCCGGTATGTTATTGGGAAAAACAGAGCGAGCAAGAGAGCTTGGATTAGAGCTTGTCGTCGAAGAGGGATCGAGGCTTGAAGCGCTTCCTCATCGAGTTAACGCCAGTGACGTGGTCACAATATTAGGTAACCTCATCGATAATGCGTTTGATGCCACTATGTCTGCTCTGGGAGAGTTTGAATTACAGGACCAAAATGACAGACGTAGCATCGAGGTCTCGGTGAGTGATTATGGTAGTGAGATCATATTGGAAGTGACAGACCAAGGCATAGGGTTCCCCAACCATGTCACAAGAAATGAATTACTAAAAAAAGGGGTCTCTACGAAGGCGAGTCAAAATAGAGGGGTTGGCCTGCATTTAGTGAATCAACTGACGCTAAAATATTTCGGTCAATTGGAAATGATGGAAAATACAGATTTTGGAACAAGAATGACGGTTTATCTGCCGAAGGATGAAAAGAGATGA
- a CDS encoding response regulator, with product MNEQTRVMIIEDDIAIAELHHRYLSQMDGFEVVGIATSQAEAELQLGLLKPDLVLLDVYLPDGTGLDILNSVRGSNQGCDVILITAARDVDTLQQAMRGGVVDYLLKPVMFPRLEAALKKYHVQKSELSNADDLNQNLVDKMLQSSSTTENSAQRLPKGIDSVTLDKIRNLFLHPASLTADEAGESIGASRTTARRYLEYLISSGELEADLNYGTVGRPERCYRKLMR from the coding sequence ATGAACGAGCAAACCCGAGTTATGATCATTGAAGATGATATAGCGATTGCTGAACTTCATCATCGATATCTCTCACAAATGGATGGATTTGAAGTGGTCGGTATTGCGACCTCTCAAGCTGAAGCGGAACTTCAGCTAGGGTTATTGAAGCCTGATTTGGTGCTGCTTGATGTGTATTTACCCGATGGGACTGGCCTAGATATTCTGAACAGTGTTCGAGGCAGTAATCAAGGTTGTGATGTAATTTTAATCACGGCTGCTCGAGATGTAGATACGTTGCAACAAGCAATGCGCGGAGGCGTGGTCGATTACTTACTCAAGCCGGTTATGTTTCCTCGTCTCGAAGCCGCACTTAAAAAATATCATGTACAGAAAAGCGAACTCAGTAACGCCGATGATTTGAATCAAAACTTAGTCGATAAAATGCTGCAATCTTCAAGCACAACGGAAAATAGTGCCCAACGACTACCAAAAGGTATCGATAGTGTCACGTTAGACAAAATTAGAAATTTGTTTTTGCACCCTGCCAGTTTAACGGCGGATGAAGCCGGAGAAAGTATCGGAGCAAGTCGAACCACAGCTAGACGCTATCTTGAATACTTGATCAGTTCCGGAGAATTAGAAGCAGACCTAAACTATGGAACAGTGGGAAGGCCAGAACGTTGCTATAGAAAACTCATGCGATAA
- a CDS encoding chemotaxis protein translates to MSQSSSTILTESGTNELEIIEFHLEKQLPDGSTKTCYYGINVAKVREVIQVPDTTDYPNAQPHMVGVFSSRDILTPLVDLAGWLGVPTKAELEKKFVIVTDFNRMTNGFLIDSISRIHRISWNDVESPSQFLEAGEQDCVVAVVRKDGNLIMILDFEKIIADINPELSMEKYDVTVDRSVDLNQKIVTKRNAKTIMVVDDSAFIRSLIQDTLGSSGYNIIACKDGGEAHEKLMEIAKVAASENISVDELINAVVTDVEMPRMDGMHLVKRLRETPAYEATPIVMFSSLMSEDNRAKALALGANDTITKPEIGKMVSMMDKYVFS, encoded by the coding sequence ATGAGCCAGAGCAGCAGTACAATTTTAACTGAGAGTGGTACCAATGAACTTGAAATTATTGAGTTTCATTTGGAAAAGCAGTTGCCTGATGGGAGCACTAAAACGTGTTACTACGGGATAAACGTTGCGAAAGTACGTGAAGTAATTCAAGTGCCCGATACCACAGACTACCCTAACGCCCAGCCTCATATGGTTGGTGTTTTTTCTTCCCGTGATATATTGACGCCCTTGGTTGATCTAGCCGGCTGGTTAGGTGTACCCACGAAAGCAGAATTAGAGAAAAAGTTTGTCATAGTGACTGACTTTAATCGAATGACCAATGGCTTCCTTATTGACAGTATCAGCCGTATTCATCGTATTTCATGGAATGATGTTGAGTCTCCGAGTCAGTTCCTTGAAGCTGGCGAGCAAGATTGTGTGGTGGCTGTGGTCAGAAAAGACGGCAATCTGATCATGATTTTGGATTTTGAAAAAATTATCGCTGACATTAACCCTGAACTTAGTATGGAAAAATACGATGTGACGGTTGACCGCTCAGTCGATTTGAACCAGAAAATTGTCACTAAACGCAACGCTAAGACTATCATGGTCGTTGATGACTCAGCGTTTATTCGCAGTCTTATTCAAGATACCCTTGGGTCGTCTGGGTACAATATTATTGCGTGTAAAGATGGCGGAGAAGCCCACGAAAAATTGATGGAGATAGCGAAAGTTGCGGCGAGTGAAAATATCTCCGTCGATGAGCTTATTAATGCGGTGGTTACTGATGTAGAAATGCCAAGAATGGATGGCATGCATTTAGTTAAACGTTTGAGAGAAACACCGGCTTATGAGGCAACACCTATTGTCATGTTTTCCTCTCTAATGAGCGAAGATAACCGTGCTAAAGCCCTGGCATTAGGCGCTAATGATACCATCACCAAACCAGAGATTGGCAAAATGGTCTCTATGATGGATAAGTACGTATTTTCTTAA